The proteins below come from a single Corylus avellana chromosome ca3, CavTom2PMs-1.0 genomic window:
- the LOC132176529 gene encoding LOB domain-containing protein 27-like isoform X2: MTLKGGTSQACAACKYQRRRCSAECPLSPYFPPEQPKLFQNAHKLFGVSNILKILKNLEPGQKNEAMRSIIYQANMRDKFPVYGCCWIICQLKYQVLQAEEELNAVQAQLEMYRQHHQISSMPDDGTSQLELGMAPPSNGLSLFNHTTPQHYNAVPAAALPVPQQQSYSNSSKGVYTSGYMDAKDINVANSFWAQQPNYANNNNNSMAIQSQLVVPQQQTIQQEVVQDYDELHPFFDTIDDRQSYIDSKEAYESSSEESLKDTTQSTEHVAENELKNAAARFSLTSVN; this comes from the exons ATGACCCTTAAGGGCGGCACAAGCCAGGCCTGCGCTGCATGCAAGTACCAAAGGCGAAGGTGCTCGGCCGAATGCCCTCTCTCCCCATATTTTCCTCCCGAGCAGCCCAAGTTGTTTCAAAACGCTCACAAATTGTTCGGCGTCAGCAACATCTTGAAAATACTTAAAAATTTGGAGCCTGGTCAGAAGAATGAGGCGATGAGGTCCATCATTTATCAAGCAAACATGCGTGACAAGTTTCCCGTATATGGGTGTTGCTGGATTATCTGTCAACTCAAGTACCAAGTTCTGCAGGCGGAGGAGGAGCTTAATGCTGTTCAGGCGCAGCTTGAGATGTACCGCCAGCATCATCAGATTTCGTCTATGCCGGATGATGGGACTTCGCAGTTGGAATTAGGCATGGCGCCACCTAGCAATGGACTTTCACTTTTCAATCATACTACTCCGCAACATTATAATGCTGTGCCTGCAGCAGCTTTGCCTGTGCCCCAACAGCAATCCTACTCGAACAGCAGCAAAGGCGTCTACACCTCTGGTTACATGGATGCCAAGGACATTAACGTGGCAAATTCATTTTGGGCTCAACAGCCTAATTATgccaataacaataacaattcAATGGCAATTCAATCTCAATTGGTTGTCCCCCAACAACAAACTATCCAACAAGAAGTAGTTCAAGACTATGATGAGTTGCACCCTTTTTTTGATACAATCGATGACCGACAATCATACATTGATTCCAAAGAAGCTTATGAGTCAAG CTCGGAAGAATCATTGAAAGATACAACCCAATCCACTGAGCATGTTGCAGAGAATGAGTTGAAGAATGCTGCAGCACGCTTCAGTCTTACCAGTGTCAACTGA
- the LOC132176529 gene encoding LOB domain-containing protein 27-like isoform X1, which yields MTLKGGTSQACAACKYQRRRCSAECPLSPYFPPEQPKLFQNAHKLFGVSNILKILKNLEPGQKNEAMRSIIYQANMRDKFPVYGCCWIICQLKYQVLQAEEELNAVQAQLEMYRQHHQISSMPDDGTSQLELGMAPPSNGLSLFNHTTPQHYNAVPAAALPVPQQQSYSNSSKGVYTSGYMDAKDINVANSFWAQQPNYANNNNNSMAIQSQLVVPQQQTIQQEVVQDYDELHPFFDTIDDRQSYIDSKEAYESSSSEESLKDTTQSTEHVAENELKNAAARFSLTSVN from the exons ATGACCCTTAAGGGCGGCACAAGCCAGGCCTGCGCTGCATGCAAGTACCAAAGGCGAAGGTGCTCGGCCGAATGCCCTCTCTCCCCATATTTTCCTCCCGAGCAGCCCAAGTTGTTTCAAAACGCTCACAAATTGTTCGGCGTCAGCAACATCTTGAAAATACTTAAAAATTTGGAGCCTGGTCAGAAGAATGAGGCGATGAGGTCCATCATTTATCAAGCAAACATGCGTGACAAGTTTCCCGTATATGGGTGTTGCTGGATTATCTGTCAACTCAAGTACCAAGTTCTGCAGGCGGAGGAGGAGCTTAATGCTGTTCAGGCGCAGCTTGAGATGTACCGCCAGCATCATCAGATTTCGTCTATGCCGGATGATGGGACTTCGCAGTTGGAATTAGGCATGGCGCCACCTAGCAATGGACTTTCACTTTTCAATCATACTACTCCGCAACATTATAATGCTGTGCCTGCAGCAGCTTTGCCTGTGCCCCAACAGCAATCCTACTCGAACAGCAGCAAAGGCGTCTACACCTCTGGTTACATGGATGCCAAGGACATTAACGTGGCAAATTCATTTTGGGCTCAACAGCCTAATTATgccaataacaataacaattcAATGGCAATTCAATCTCAATTGGTTGTCCCCCAACAACAAACTATCCAACAAGAAGTAGTTCAAGACTATGATGAGTTGCACCCTTTTTTTGATACAATCGATGACCGACAATCATACATTGATTCCAAAGAAGCTTATGAGTCAAG CAGCTCGGAAGAATCATTGAAAGATACAACCCAATCCACTGAGCATGTTGCAGAGAATGAGTTGAAGAATGCTGCAGCACGCTTCAGTCTTACCAGTGTCAACTGA